Proteins from a single region of Struthio camelus isolate bStrCam1 chromosome W, bStrCam1.hap1, whole genome shotgun sequence:
- the LOC104140161 gene encoding inositol hexakisphosphate and diphosphoinositol-pentakisphosphate kinase 2 isoform X13 — translation MSVSATESDPPRFFVGGEDGEELLDSARSTDYDHFYGHAEEEEEEYDSPPERQILVGICSMAKKSKSKPMKEILERLSMFKYITVVIFEEDVILNEPVENWPLCDCLISFHSKGFPLDKAVAYAKLRNPFIINDLNMQYHIQDRREVYSILKAEGILLPRYAVLNRDPNNPQECSLIEGEDHVEVNGEIFQKPFVEKPVSAEDHNVYIYYPTSAGGGSQRLFRKIGSRSSVYSPESSVRKTGSYIYEEFMPTDGTDVKVYTVGPDYAHAEARKSPALDGKVERDSEGKEVRYPVILNAREKLIAWKVCLAFKQTVCGFDLLRANGQSYVCDVNGFSFVKNSMKYYDDCAKILGNIIMRELAPQFQIPWSIPLEAEDIPIVPTTSGTMMELRCVIAVIRHGDRTPKQKMKMEVKHQKFFDLFEKCDGYKSGKLKLKKPKQLQEVLDIARQLLVELGQNNDSEIEESKAKLEQLKTVLEMYGHFSGINRKVQLTYLPHGCPKTSSEEEDNRRNEPSLLLVLKWGGELTPAGRVQAEELGRAFRCMYPGGQGDYAGFPGCGLLRLHSTYRHDLKIYASDEGRVQMTAAAFAKGLLALEGELTPILVQMVKSANMNGLLDSDSDSLSSCQHRVKARLHEILQRDREFTADDYDKLTPSGSISLIKSMQVIKNPVKTCDKVYSLIQSLTSQIRQRMEDPKSADIQLYHSETLELMLRRWAKLEKDFKTKNGRYDISKIPDIYDCIKYDVQHNGSLKLENTMELYRLSKALADIVIPQEYGISKAEKLEIAKGYCTPLVRKIRSDLQRTQDDDTVNKLHPLYSRGVMSPERHVRTRLYFTSESHVHSLLSTLRYGALCDESKDEQWKRAMDYLNVVNELNYMTQIVIMLYEDPNKELSSEERFHVELHFSPGAKGCEEDKNLPAGYGYRPASRENEGSKKTSHRNDSDEEAHASKRDETDRSVVMFKPMVSDPIHIHRKSPLPRSRKIGSVEVLSENNSNLRTPRTILEQKQSGLGFELYSMVPSICPLETLHNSLSLKQVDEFLASVAAPSSENLQETSSPTYMSPLSGRKISLNTYTPAKIQPTPLETLPERLAIEKPTISTSGSSGCVSNVKLSVEETSLDAKVSDEALSEKK, via the exons ATGTCTGTTAGCGCAACAGAGAGCGATCCTCCTAGGTTCTTCGTCGGTGGAGAAGATGGAGAGGAATTGCTGGACTCAGCCAGGTCTACAGATTATGATCACTTCTATGGCcatgcagaagaggaagaggaagaatatgACTCT ccACCAGAAAGACAAATTTTAGTTGGGATTTGTTCAATGGCTAAGAAATCTAAGTCCAAACCAATGAAAGAAATTCTTGAACGCCTCTCCATGTTTAAGTACATAACTGTTGTAATATTTGAAGAGGATGTTATTTTGAATGAGCCAGTTGAAAACTGGCCTTTATGTGACtgtctcatttcctttcattCTAAAG GTTTTCCCCTGGACAAAGCAGTTGCCTATGCAAAACTCAGGAATCCATTTATAATCAATGACTTGAATATGCAGTATCACATACAAGACAG GAGAGAAGTATACAGTATTCTTAAAGCTGAAGGCATTTTACTTCCTCGTTATGCAGTTCTAAACCGTGATCCAAACAATCCCCAAG AATGCAGTTTGATTGAAGGAGAAGATCATGTGGAAGTGAATGGGGAAATTTTCCAAAAGCCTTTTGTAGAAAAGCCAGTTAGCGCTGAGGACCACAATGTTTACATTTATTATCCAACATCTGCTGGGGGCGGGAGCCAGAGACTCTTCCGAAAG atcgGCAGCAGAAGCAGTGTTTATTCCCCTGAAAGCAGTGTGAGAAAAACAGGCTCCTATATTTATGAGGAATTCATGCCTACAGATGGCACTGATGTGAAG gtgtACACAGTAGGTCCGGACTACGCTCATGCTGAAGCCCGAAAGTCTCCAGCTCTGGATGGCAAGGTAGAACGAGATAGTGAAGGAAAAGAAGTGAGGTATCCAGTCATCCTGAACGCAAGAGAGAAGTTAATTGCTTGGAAAGTATGCCTTGCCTTCAAG CAAACGGTTTGTGGCTTCGATTTATTGCGAGCTAATGGACAATCCTATGTCTGTGATGTGAATGGCTTCAGTTTTGTGAAGAACTCCATGAAATACTATGATGATTGTGCTAAGATACTTGG AAATATCATAATGAGAGAACTTGCTCCCCAGTTTCAAATTCCATGGTCGATTCCTTTGGAAGCTGAAGACATCCCTATTGTGCCAACCACCTCTGGAACAAT gATGGAGCTTAGATGTGTTATAGCTGTAATACGTCATGGGGACCgaacaccaaaacaaaaaatgaaaatggaagtaaaGCATCAGAA ATTTTTTGATCTCTTTGAAAAATGTGATGGATATAAATCTggaaaactaaaactgaaaaaaccaaaacagttgCAG gaAGTGCTTGATATAGCAAGGCAACTCCTTGTAGAACTTGGGCAAAACAACGATTCTGAAATTGAAGAAAGTAAAGCAAAACTTGAACAGCTAAAGACCGTGTTAGAAAT GTATGGGCATTTTTCAGGCATAAATCGCAAAGTCCAGTTAACGTATCTTCCTCATGGTTGCCCAAAAACTTCCAGTGAAGAGGAAG ATAATAGAAGAAATGAGCCGTCCCTGCTTCTGGTTCTGAAATGGGGAGGAGAACTGACCCCTGCAGGCAGGGTTCAAGCAGAGGAGCTTGGAAGGGCTTTCAGGTGCATGTATCCAGGTGGACAAG GAGATTATGCTGGATTTCCTGGGTGTGGTTTACTTAGATTACATAGCACTTATCGACATGATCTCAAAATCTACGCTTCTGATGAGGGACGTGTTCAGATGACTGCAGCAGCTTTTGCAAAG GGACTACTGGCGTTAGAGGGTGAGCTGACTCCCATTCTTGTCCAGATGGTAAAAAGCGCTAATATGAATGGTCTGTTGGACAGCGACAGTGATTCTTTAAGCAGCTGTCAGCATCGTGTTAAAGCGAGACTCCATGAAATTCTCCAGAGAGACAGAGAATTTACTGCTGATGACTATGATAAG CTTACTCCATCTGGAAGCATCTCTTTGATAAAATCAATGCAGGTTATCAAAAATCCTGTAAAGACATGCGACAAGGTCTATTCCTTAATCCAGAGCTTGACTTCTCAGATCAGGCAAAGAATGGAAGATCCAAAGTCTGCAG ATATTCAGCTGTACCATAGTGAAACACTGGAACTAATGCTGCGCAGATGGGCCAAGTTGGAAAAagactttaaaacaaagaatGGAAGATATGATATTAGCAAAATTCCTGATATTTATGACTGTATAAAATATGATGTTCAGCACAATGGTTCCTTAAAATTAGAAAACACAATGGAATTATACAGACTTTCCAAGGCTTTAGCTGACATTGTGATCCCTCAG GAATATGGTATTTCCAAGGCTGAGAAACTAGAGATTGCCAAAGGTTACTGCACTCCTCTAGTTAGAAAAATCCGTTCTGACCTTCAGAGAACTCAAGATGATGATACTGTAAATAAGCTTCACCCTCT CTACTCCAGGGGTGTTATGTCCCCTGAACGTCATGTTCGTACACGGCTATATTTCACCAGCGAGAGTCATGTTCATTCCCTGTTATCCACCCTTCGATATGGTGCCTTATGTGAT GAATCAAAAGATGAACAATGGAAGCGAGCTATGGATTATCTAAATGTTGTAAATGAACTCAATTACATGACACAGATTGTTATCATGCTTTATGAGGATCCAAACAAG GAACTTTCTTCAGAGGAACGTTTTCATGTAGAGCTGCACTTTAGCCCAGGAGCAAAAGGCTGTGAAGAAGATAAAAATTTACCAGCTGGATATGGATACAGACCTGCCTCCCGAGAG AATGAAGGCTCGAAGAAAACCTCCCATAGAAATGATAGTGACGAGGAGGCGCATGCTTCTAAAAGAGACGAAACAGATCGGTCAGTAGTGATGTTCAAGCCAATGGTATCAGACCCAATTCACATACACAGAAAGTCACCTCTTCCAAGATCCAGGAAGATTGGTTCTGTTGAA GTCCTATCAGAAAACAATAGTAATTTAAGAACACCAAGAACTATTCTGGAACAAAAGCAGAGTGGTCTAG gTTTTGAACTGTATTCCATGGTGCCTTCTATTTGCCCTTTGGAAACCCTACACAATTCCCTGTCTTTAAAGCAGGTGGATGAATTTCTTGCCTCTGTTGCTGCTCCATCAAGTGAAAATCTACAAGAAACAT cTTCTCCAACTTATATGAGTCCACTGtcaggaagaaaaatttctttaaatacaTACACCCCTGCAAAAATTCAACCAACGCCACTTGAAACTTTGCCTGAAAGGCTAGCAATAGAGAAACCAACCATAT CTACCAGTGGATCCTCTGGTTGTGTATCTAATGTTAAGCTATCTGTTGAAGAGACCTCACTCGATGCAAAAGTTAGTGATGAAGCTCTTTCTGAGAAGAAATGA
- the LOC104140161 gene encoding inositol hexakisphosphate and diphosphoinositol-pentakisphosphate kinase 2 isoform X12 yields the protein MSVSATESDPPRFFVGGEDGEELLDSARSTDYDHFYGHAEEEEEEYDSPPERQILVGICSMAKKSKSKPMKEILERLSMFKYITVVIFEEDVILNEPVENWPLCDCLISFHSKGFPLDKAVAYAKLRNPFIINDLNMQYHIQDRREVYSILKAEGILLPRYAVLNRDPNNPQECSLIEGEDHVEVNGEIFQKPFVEKPVSAEDHNVYIYYPTSAGGGSQRLFRKIGSRSSVYSPESSVRKTGSYIYEEFMPTDGTDVKVYTVGPDYAHAEARKSPALDGKVERDSEGKEVRYPVILNAREKLIAWKVCLAFKQTVCGFDLLRANGQSYVCDVNGFSFVKNSMKYYDDCAKILGNIIMRELAPQFQIPWSIPLEAEDIPIVPTTSGTMMELRCVIAVIRHGDRTPKQKMKMEVKHQKFFDLFEKCDGYKSGKLKLKKPKQLQEVLDIARQLLVELGQNNDSEIEESKAKLEQLKTVLEMYGHFSGINRKVQLTYLPHGCPKTSSEEEDNRRNEPSLLLVLKWGGELTPAGRVQAEELGRAFRCMYPGGQGDYAGFPGCGLLRLHSTYRHDLKIYASDEGRVQMTAAAFAKGLLALEGELTPILVQMVKSANMNGLLDSDSDSLSSCQHRVKARLHEILQRDREFTADDYDKLTPSGSISLIKSMQVIKNPVKTCDKVYSLIQSLTSQIRQRMEDPKSADIQLYHSETLELMLRRWAKLEKDFKTKNGRYDISKIPDIYDCIKYDVQHNGSLKLENTMELYRLSKALADIVIPQEYGISKAEKLEIAKGYCTPLVRKIRSDLQRTQDDDTVNKLHPLYSRGVMSPERHVRTRLYFTSESHVHSLLSTLRYGALCDESKDEQWKRAMDYLNVVNELNYMTQIVIMLYEDPNKELSSEERFHVELHFSPGAKGCEEDKNLPAGYGYRPASRENEGSKKTSHRNDSDEEAHASKRDETDRSVVMFKPMVSDPIHIHRKSPLPRSRKIGSVEVLSENNSNLRTPRTILEQKQSGLGFELYSMVPSICPLETLHNSLSLKQVDEFLASVAAPSSENLQETCTAFSSSPTYMSPLSGRKISLNTYTPAKIQPTPLETLPERLAIEKPTISTSGSSGCVSNVKLSVEETSLDAKVSDEALSEKK from the exons ATGTCTGTTAGCGCAACAGAGAGCGATCCTCCTAGGTTCTTCGTCGGTGGAGAAGATGGAGAGGAATTGCTGGACTCAGCCAGGTCTACAGATTATGATCACTTCTATGGCcatgcagaagaggaagaggaagaatatgACTCT ccACCAGAAAGACAAATTTTAGTTGGGATTTGTTCAATGGCTAAGAAATCTAAGTCCAAACCAATGAAAGAAATTCTTGAACGCCTCTCCATGTTTAAGTACATAACTGTTGTAATATTTGAAGAGGATGTTATTTTGAATGAGCCAGTTGAAAACTGGCCTTTATGTGACtgtctcatttcctttcattCTAAAG GTTTTCCCCTGGACAAAGCAGTTGCCTATGCAAAACTCAGGAATCCATTTATAATCAATGACTTGAATATGCAGTATCACATACAAGACAG GAGAGAAGTATACAGTATTCTTAAAGCTGAAGGCATTTTACTTCCTCGTTATGCAGTTCTAAACCGTGATCCAAACAATCCCCAAG AATGCAGTTTGATTGAAGGAGAAGATCATGTGGAAGTGAATGGGGAAATTTTCCAAAAGCCTTTTGTAGAAAAGCCAGTTAGCGCTGAGGACCACAATGTTTACATTTATTATCCAACATCTGCTGGGGGCGGGAGCCAGAGACTCTTCCGAAAG atcgGCAGCAGAAGCAGTGTTTATTCCCCTGAAAGCAGTGTGAGAAAAACAGGCTCCTATATTTATGAGGAATTCATGCCTACAGATGGCACTGATGTGAAG gtgtACACAGTAGGTCCGGACTACGCTCATGCTGAAGCCCGAAAGTCTCCAGCTCTGGATGGCAAGGTAGAACGAGATAGTGAAGGAAAAGAAGTGAGGTATCCAGTCATCCTGAACGCAAGAGAGAAGTTAATTGCTTGGAAAGTATGCCTTGCCTTCAAG CAAACGGTTTGTGGCTTCGATTTATTGCGAGCTAATGGACAATCCTATGTCTGTGATGTGAATGGCTTCAGTTTTGTGAAGAACTCCATGAAATACTATGATGATTGTGCTAAGATACTTGG AAATATCATAATGAGAGAACTTGCTCCCCAGTTTCAAATTCCATGGTCGATTCCTTTGGAAGCTGAAGACATCCCTATTGTGCCAACCACCTCTGGAACAAT gATGGAGCTTAGATGTGTTATAGCTGTAATACGTCATGGGGACCgaacaccaaaacaaaaaatgaaaatggaagtaaaGCATCAGAA ATTTTTTGATCTCTTTGAAAAATGTGATGGATATAAATCTggaaaactaaaactgaaaaaaccaaaacagttgCAG gaAGTGCTTGATATAGCAAGGCAACTCCTTGTAGAACTTGGGCAAAACAACGATTCTGAAATTGAAGAAAGTAAAGCAAAACTTGAACAGCTAAAGACCGTGTTAGAAAT GTATGGGCATTTTTCAGGCATAAATCGCAAAGTCCAGTTAACGTATCTTCCTCATGGTTGCCCAAAAACTTCCAGTGAAGAGGAAG ATAATAGAAGAAATGAGCCGTCCCTGCTTCTGGTTCTGAAATGGGGAGGAGAACTGACCCCTGCAGGCAGGGTTCAAGCAGAGGAGCTTGGAAGGGCTTTCAGGTGCATGTATCCAGGTGGACAAG GAGATTATGCTGGATTTCCTGGGTGTGGTTTACTTAGATTACATAGCACTTATCGACATGATCTCAAAATCTACGCTTCTGATGAGGGACGTGTTCAGATGACTGCAGCAGCTTTTGCAAAG GGACTACTGGCGTTAGAGGGTGAGCTGACTCCCATTCTTGTCCAGATGGTAAAAAGCGCTAATATGAATGGTCTGTTGGACAGCGACAGTGATTCTTTAAGCAGCTGTCAGCATCGTGTTAAAGCGAGACTCCATGAAATTCTCCAGAGAGACAGAGAATTTACTGCTGATGACTATGATAAG CTTACTCCATCTGGAAGCATCTCTTTGATAAAATCAATGCAGGTTATCAAAAATCCTGTAAAGACATGCGACAAGGTCTATTCCTTAATCCAGAGCTTGACTTCTCAGATCAGGCAAAGAATGGAAGATCCAAAGTCTGCAG ATATTCAGCTGTACCATAGTGAAACACTGGAACTAATGCTGCGCAGATGGGCCAAGTTGGAAAAagactttaaaacaaagaatGGAAGATATGATATTAGCAAAATTCCTGATATTTATGACTGTATAAAATATGATGTTCAGCACAATGGTTCCTTAAAATTAGAAAACACAATGGAATTATACAGACTTTCCAAGGCTTTAGCTGACATTGTGATCCCTCAG GAATATGGTATTTCCAAGGCTGAGAAACTAGAGATTGCCAAAGGTTACTGCACTCCTCTAGTTAGAAAAATCCGTTCTGACCTTCAGAGAACTCAAGATGATGATACTGTAAATAAGCTTCACCCTCT CTACTCCAGGGGTGTTATGTCCCCTGAACGTCATGTTCGTACACGGCTATATTTCACCAGCGAGAGTCATGTTCATTCCCTGTTATCCACCCTTCGATATGGTGCCTTATGTGAT GAATCAAAAGATGAACAATGGAAGCGAGCTATGGATTATCTAAATGTTGTAAATGAACTCAATTACATGACACAGATTGTTATCATGCTTTATGAGGATCCAAACAAG GAACTTTCTTCAGAGGAACGTTTTCATGTAGAGCTGCACTTTAGCCCAGGAGCAAAAGGCTGTGAAGAAGATAAAAATTTACCAGCTGGATATGGATACAGACCTGCCTCCCGAGAG AATGAAGGCTCGAAGAAAACCTCCCATAGAAATGATAGTGACGAGGAGGCGCATGCTTCTAAAAGAGACGAAACAGATCGGTCAGTAGTGATGTTCAAGCCAATGGTATCAGACCCAATTCACATACACAGAAAGTCACCTCTTCCAAGATCCAGGAAGATTGGTTCTGTTGAA GTCCTATCAGAAAACAATAGTAATTTAAGAACACCAAGAACTATTCTGGAACAAAAGCAGAGTGGTCTAG gTTTTGAACTGTATTCCATGGTGCCTTCTATTTGCCCTTTGGAAACCCTACACAATTCCCTGTCTTTAAAGCAGGTGGATGAATTTCTTGCCTCTGTTGCTGCTCCATCAAGTGAAAATCTACAAGAAACATGTACTGCTTTTAGTT cTTCTCCAACTTATATGAGTCCACTGtcaggaagaaaaatttctttaaatacaTACACCCCTGCAAAAATTCAACCAACGCCACTTGAAACTTTGCCTGAAAGGCTAGCAATAGAGAAACCAACCATAT CTACCAGTGGATCCTCTGGTTGTGTATCTAATGTTAAGCTATCTGTTGAAGAGACCTCACTCGATGCAAAAGTTAGTGATGAAGCTCTTTCTGAGAAGAAATGA
- the LOC104140161 gene encoding inositol hexakisphosphate and diphosphoinositol-pentakisphosphate kinase 2 isoform X5, which yields MSVSATESDPPRFFVGGEDGEELLDSARSTDYDHFYGHAEEEEEEYDSPPERQILVGICSMAKKSKSKPMKEILERLSMFKYITVVIFEEDVILNEPVENWPLCDCLISFHSKGFPLDKAVAYAKLRNPFIINDLNMQYHIQDRREVYSILKAEGILLPRYAVLNRDPNNPQECSLIEGEDHVEVNGEIFQKPFVEKPVSAEDHNVYIYYPTSAGGGSQRLFRKIGSRSSVYSPESSVRKTGSYIYEEFMPTDGTDVKVYTVGPDYAHAEARKSPALDGKVERDSEGKEVRYPVILNAREKLIAWKVCLAFKQTVCGFDLLRANGQSYVCDVNGFSFVKNSMKYYDDCAKILGNIIMRELAPQFQIPWSIPLEAEDIPIVPTTSGTMMELRCVIAVIRHGDRTPKQKMKMEVKHQKFFDLFEKCDGYKSGKLKLKKPKQLQEVLDIARQLLVELGQNNDSEIEESKAKLEQLKTVLEMYGHFSGINRKVQLTYLPHGCPKTSSEEEDNRRNEPSLLLVLKWGGELTPAGRVQAEELGRAFRCMYPGGQGDYAGFPGCGLLRLHSTYRHDLKIYASDEGRVQMTAAAFAKGLLALEGELTPILVQMVKSANMNGLLDSDSDSLSSCQHRVKARLHEILQRDREFTADDYDKLTPSGSISLIKSMQVIKNPVKTCDKVYSLIQSLTSQIRQRMEDPKSADIQLYHSETLELMLRRWAKLEKDFKTKNGRYDISKIPDIYDCIKYDVQHNGSLKLENTMELYRLSKALADIVIPQEYGISKAEKLEIAKGYCTPLVRKIRSDLQRTQDDDTVNKLHPLYSRGVMSPERHVRTRLYFTSESHVHSLLSTLRYGALCDESKDEQWKRAMDYLNVVNELNYMTQIVIMLYEDPNKELSSEERFHVELHFSPGAKGCEEDKNLPAGYGYRPASRENEGSKKTSHRNDSDEEAHASKRDETDRSVVMFKPMVSDPIHIHRKSPLPRSRKIGSVEEESPLSVSSPECIGTWLHYTSGVGTGRRRRRSGEQITSSPVSPKSLAFTSSIFGSWQQVLSENNSNLRTPRTILEQKQSGLGSHCAGLFSTSVLGGSSSAPNLQDYARTHRKKLTSSGFIDGFELYSMVPSICPLETLHNSLSLKQVDEFLASVAAPSSENLQETSSPTYMSPLSGRKISLNTYTPAKIQPTPLETLPERLAIEKPTISTSGSSGCVSNVKLSVEETSLDAKVSDEALSEKK from the exons ATGTCTGTTAGCGCAACAGAGAGCGATCCTCCTAGGTTCTTCGTCGGTGGAGAAGATGGAGAGGAATTGCTGGACTCAGCCAGGTCTACAGATTATGATCACTTCTATGGCcatgcagaagaggaagaggaagaatatgACTCT ccACCAGAAAGACAAATTTTAGTTGGGATTTGTTCAATGGCTAAGAAATCTAAGTCCAAACCAATGAAAGAAATTCTTGAACGCCTCTCCATGTTTAAGTACATAACTGTTGTAATATTTGAAGAGGATGTTATTTTGAATGAGCCAGTTGAAAACTGGCCTTTATGTGACtgtctcatttcctttcattCTAAAG GTTTTCCCCTGGACAAAGCAGTTGCCTATGCAAAACTCAGGAATCCATTTATAATCAATGACTTGAATATGCAGTATCACATACAAGACAG GAGAGAAGTATACAGTATTCTTAAAGCTGAAGGCATTTTACTTCCTCGTTATGCAGTTCTAAACCGTGATCCAAACAATCCCCAAG AATGCAGTTTGATTGAAGGAGAAGATCATGTGGAAGTGAATGGGGAAATTTTCCAAAAGCCTTTTGTAGAAAAGCCAGTTAGCGCTGAGGACCACAATGTTTACATTTATTATCCAACATCTGCTGGGGGCGGGAGCCAGAGACTCTTCCGAAAG atcgGCAGCAGAAGCAGTGTTTATTCCCCTGAAAGCAGTGTGAGAAAAACAGGCTCCTATATTTATGAGGAATTCATGCCTACAGATGGCACTGATGTGAAG gtgtACACAGTAGGTCCGGACTACGCTCATGCTGAAGCCCGAAAGTCTCCAGCTCTGGATGGCAAGGTAGAACGAGATAGTGAAGGAAAAGAAGTGAGGTATCCAGTCATCCTGAACGCAAGAGAGAAGTTAATTGCTTGGAAAGTATGCCTTGCCTTCAAG CAAACGGTTTGTGGCTTCGATTTATTGCGAGCTAATGGACAATCCTATGTCTGTGATGTGAATGGCTTCAGTTTTGTGAAGAACTCCATGAAATACTATGATGATTGTGCTAAGATACTTGG AAATATCATAATGAGAGAACTTGCTCCCCAGTTTCAAATTCCATGGTCGATTCCTTTGGAAGCTGAAGACATCCCTATTGTGCCAACCACCTCTGGAACAAT gATGGAGCTTAGATGTGTTATAGCTGTAATACGTCATGGGGACCgaacaccaaaacaaaaaatgaaaatggaagtaaaGCATCAGAA ATTTTTTGATCTCTTTGAAAAATGTGATGGATATAAATCTggaaaactaaaactgaaaaaaccaaaacagttgCAG gaAGTGCTTGATATAGCAAGGCAACTCCTTGTAGAACTTGGGCAAAACAACGATTCTGAAATTGAAGAAAGTAAAGCAAAACTTGAACAGCTAAAGACCGTGTTAGAAAT GTATGGGCATTTTTCAGGCATAAATCGCAAAGTCCAGTTAACGTATCTTCCTCATGGTTGCCCAAAAACTTCCAGTGAAGAGGAAG ATAATAGAAGAAATGAGCCGTCCCTGCTTCTGGTTCTGAAATGGGGAGGAGAACTGACCCCTGCAGGCAGGGTTCAAGCAGAGGAGCTTGGAAGGGCTTTCAGGTGCATGTATCCAGGTGGACAAG GAGATTATGCTGGATTTCCTGGGTGTGGTTTACTTAGATTACATAGCACTTATCGACATGATCTCAAAATCTACGCTTCTGATGAGGGACGTGTTCAGATGACTGCAGCAGCTTTTGCAAAG GGACTACTGGCGTTAGAGGGTGAGCTGACTCCCATTCTTGTCCAGATGGTAAAAAGCGCTAATATGAATGGTCTGTTGGACAGCGACAGTGATTCTTTAAGCAGCTGTCAGCATCGTGTTAAAGCGAGACTCCATGAAATTCTCCAGAGAGACAGAGAATTTACTGCTGATGACTATGATAAG CTTACTCCATCTGGAAGCATCTCTTTGATAAAATCAATGCAGGTTATCAAAAATCCTGTAAAGACATGCGACAAGGTCTATTCCTTAATCCAGAGCTTGACTTCTCAGATCAGGCAAAGAATGGAAGATCCAAAGTCTGCAG ATATTCAGCTGTACCATAGTGAAACACTGGAACTAATGCTGCGCAGATGGGCCAAGTTGGAAAAagactttaaaacaaagaatGGAAGATATGATATTAGCAAAATTCCTGATATTTATGACTGTATAAAATATGATGTTCAGCACAATGGTTCCTTAAAATTAGAAAACACAATGGAATTATACAGACTTTCCAAGGCTTTAGCTGACATTGTGATCCCTCAG GAATATGGTATTTCCAAGGCTGAGAAACTAGAGATTGCCAAAGGTTACTGCACTCCTCTAGTTAGAAAAATCCGTTCTGACCTTCAGAGAACTCAAGATGATGATACTGTAAATAAGCTTCACCCTCT CTACTCCAGGGGTGTTATGTCCCCTGAACGTCATGTTCGTACACGGCTATATTTCACCAGCGAGAGTCATGTTCATTCCCTGTTATCCACCCTTCGATATGGTGCCTTATGTGAT GAATCAAAAGATGAACAATGGAAGCGAGCTATGGATTATCTAAATGTTGTAAATGAACTCAATTACATGACACAGATTGTTATCATGCTTTATGAGGATCCAAACAAG GAACTTTCTTCAGAGGAACGTTTTCATGTAGAGCTGCACTTTAGCCCAGGAGCAAAAGGCTGTGAAGAAGATAAAAATTTACCAGCTGGATATGGATACAGACCTGCCTCCCGAGAG AATGAAGGCTCGAAGAAAACCTCCCATAGAAATGATAGTGACGAGGAGGCGCATGCTTCTAAAAGAGACGAAACAGATCGGTCAGTAGTGATGTTCAAGCCAATGGTATCAGACCCAATTCACATACACAGAAAGTCACCTCTTCCAAGATCCAGGAAGATTGGTTCTGTTGAA GAAGAGAGCCCCCTGAGTGTGTCTAGCCCAGAGTGTATTGGTACCTGGCTGCATTACACCAGTGGTGTGGGTACTGGGCGTCGAAGACGCAGATCAGGGGAACAAATCACTTCTTCCCCTGTCTCCCCTAAATCATTGGCTTTCACATCCAGTATTTTTGGCTCATGGCAACAG GTCCTATCAGAAAACAATAGTAATTTAAGAACACCAAGAACTATTCTGGAACAAAAGCAGAGTGGTCTAG GGTCTCACTGTGCGGGCCTGTTTAGCACCTCAGTGCTCGGGGGTTCTTCAAGTGCACCTAACCTACAGGATTATGCTCGTACTCATCGTAAAAAGCTGACTTCTTCTGGCTTCATAGATG gTTTTGAACTGTATTCCATGGTGCCTTCTATTTGCCCTTTGGAAACCCTACACAATTCCCTGTCTTTAAAGCAGGTGGATGAATTTCTTGCCTCTGTTGCTGCTCCATCAAGTGAAAATCTACAAGAAACAT cTTCTCCAACTTATATGAGTCCACTGtcaggaagaaaaatttctttaaatacaTACACCCCTGCAAAAATTCAACCAACGCCACTTGAAACTTTGCCTGAAAGGCTAGCAATAGAGAAACCAACCATAT CTACCAGTGGATCCTCTGGTTGTGTATCTAATGTTAAGCTATCTGTTGAAGAGACCTCACTCGATGCAAAAGTTAGTGATGAAGCTCTTTCTGAGAAGAAATGA